One Glycine soja cultivar W05 chromosome 7, ASM419377v2, whole genome shotgun sequence genomic window, CCTCCTTAAAGCACATGTTTGGTttccattaattatttttagtaaaaaaaaaaaacgacctttcaataaaatttagattAGAAGTTGTTTTGAATACAAAggcaaattcaaatatataatacaTGCGCCATCGTTTATTTCATGCACGACTCTTACACAATCATTTATTTCATCTGCAGGATCTCATTTTCAGTGATGAGATCAAGGAATTACAACAAAAGGTTCCAGCTGCATcagattttgtttctttaatactccacaaatttgaaattttggacCGATCTTCATTAACAGCATTATTATTTGCAGGGAAGCTTCGTTCATCGACAAAATGAAGAACTTCAATTCATAAGAAGATAGACCTTATCCATAAAGAAAATGCAGAACTACAGAAGGTAAATcatcaagaaattaaaacataCTCTATAATTGAAGTATATGCATTCATACTCAGTTTGATAATGGAAAATGTTGATAGGTACGGTACGAATGAAACCTAATTTTGTAAAGGACACagtgtgaaaaataattaaaaaaaactcaaagtaATAATCTTTTTCTCTCTATAACTACAAGCATTTTTCTCTCCATCTCCTCATTGTTATAAAGTCGTTCTTTACACCTTTAACCAAAAATCATTCATGCATAATGTAATGAAATACCTAAACACACAAATCCTAGGCCTATAGACGCAAAGGGCTTCAAGTTAAGTATCCAATAGATTTTCCTCATATATttagagtatgtttggataCAAAAGCTAGAAGAGTATTTTTCTCTACTATTTTCTGTAGCAAAACTCTTTAAAAGTTTTTCTAACTTTGTGTCCAAACAGACTTTGGACCGTACGTGCTATTTAATTATCTAGAAGCTGGaagcttcaattttattttagctAAACCTAAGTTAATGATTTGGATCCTAGGTTATTGAAGCAAggcataaagaagaagaaagggcaACACTCAATCCTCCACATGCTATCAGAAATGGATATGATATACTGAACCCTAACAGTCCGCAACAAAGCCAGCCTCAGCCTCAACACATGCAGTGAAACACCAGCAGAAGCGATGATTCTGGGATACTCCCTCAAATTGAAGATGCAAAAAATTTAACATGCATgtgatgtaatttattttagagaAGTATTCGcttgtttttttatcaaaaaaaaagtagaaatcttttaaaaataaaagcgaTTATTCTCTAAATTTAAACTGTACTAAACATGCTGTAAGTCTATAAATTTTTATCCTTTGCTTTCGTTATAAAGTAACAAGCCAAGTGTTCATTGCACTTGATTACAGCTGCATTGGTGAAAACCTGTTAGAAATCGATCGGACCCATATATGAAGATGAATATGTTTGGTTGATATGATTTCTAAATCTGTACTACTGTAAATCATGAATCACGAAACGAATAATAAATCTTAATGTacatctatatctatatattgaACACTAAAGATATATTGTGCCTGGGTTTTatgatttcttaatttatacTGTTTATCATGTATCATGAAACGGAATCCAAACACAACTCCCAGTACCTAGGCCCCATATCTTTTAAGTTTTACACATCAGATTGCATCCAGAAATCTCAGCCCACACCTCCTTTAATTTTATCACAGTAAGATTAATTCTGAACGAAGATTTTGAATTCCAAATTAACTCATCGGAAATTTACAAGGAGCCTCCTTTCATTACGGAAAGGTTAATCGAGAACGAAAGTTTTACATTCCAGATTACCTAATTCAGAATGTACCTTTGAGATTATTAGGGTGCAGGAAGAAGAGGCCCAGAAAGAAAACCATGCAATTTAACAACCAATTCAGAGTACACAATTACTTAATGTACCCATTTTTTGCATGGTGTACCCCCAAAATTCTTAATATTCCATCTTTACCCTTCCTCTCCCAAGCAAACCTTGCTACCTCTCCCCCAAACCTTCATGACCGCTCCACCCCACCTCCACCTAACCACCCAACACCAACACCGCACTCAAACATCACCACCCAATGCAATCTTTACAATGCACCAAATTGATGGCCACTCCGCCGCCACCTAATTATCCACCATACCACACGTATCACAATTATCCTTGAACAACCACACCTCACCGAACCATCATTCCTCtgcacaaattttatataactacCGATTACTCAATCTATAATgcatttgatttctattttagaatgaatttgtgatggaagaaaaaatagagagaTAAAATATAGATGTAATAAGTATagttaatatgataaaaaaataaaatggaaaataaaataaatatgttttgataagaatatataataaatatattgatagtgtaaaaaaaattatatttctactTAGCTTACATATTAAGCTTTTTACAAAAAAGagcatttttaataaaacaaatgaatttttatttttttatatgtttgtctaaaatatttttatttaatataaacagtttttttaaaaaaaaatactttatttaaaagaaagagaaaaaataaaagaaaatttaaaaaaatatatttaaattaaaatagaaaaaaaaatgttttaactaatgtaaattttgaaaaatgctctTCCTTTCTATTAAGCTGCGAAATGGATCATTCACCCAAGTCCAACTCAACGATTCAAACGAGAAAAACAAACGAATCATTCAAATGAAATGGGGGCAGGACGAGCCTCCCTTTCTCTCTGTGTGTAAGGGTTGGGAGAGGGAGCAGAAGCCTGCGTTCAGATGCGGCATTGGAAGCCATAGCCAAAGCTTCAGAAGACAGAGTTTCCAACATCATTCTCTACAACTACCCTTCCTTTTCTGGAGCATTCTCCGCTCTCTTTGCTCACCTCTTCCACACTCGCCACAATCTCCCTTCCCTTATATTGCCCTTCTCTGCAGTTCCCTTTCTCGCTCTCAGGTTCATTTATTATCCCCCTTATGCTTCTATTCAataaattttcttatctttttgtaATGGGGTTTTGTGTTTCTTGTTGTTGAGCATTTGAAGTTCCAATTTATGTGCTTTACTTGACTTTAAGTTTGAAAACTTGAGATGGGGTCAAATGGGGTGCTCGAAAgttgtggtttttttttattgatcccTTCATGAAGTTACATATTTGTGACCACAGGGTTGAAGATTTGTGCTTTGAAGGCCTTGAGACGTGTTACCTACTTGACTTTATTCCTCCAAAGGAATTCCTTTCCGACCTTTCTCGTAAATCAAAATGCAAGTAGGATAATATTCATGTcctgttattgtataatttctCACGTGGTTTGGTTTTGTTTGCATATTAATTTGATTGCTTTTATCTATTAGGATTATTGGGTTTGATCATCGGAAATTGGTACTTAGACATATTCCCCCTGCCAATGATTGCCCCGATAATATTATGATTAATGTAAACCTTGAGAAGAGCAGCTCCAGTGCTGTTTATGAGTACTTTGCCAGCAAATGTGAGGATGTTAATAATTCTTATGtgagtaaaaatataatttttttatgtgctTTATTTCTCCAGTATCTCATACAACAATGACTGAAATTGAAAGATGCCTGAATTTCATTAAGGGTGCAGCTCCATGTTTGGTGGAATCAAAATACAAAGGCCAGGTGCAGCTGATGCTTAAGTATATTGAGAATGGAGATCTTCGCCGATGGAGCTTGCCTGGCATTAGGGTCTTTAATATTGGACTGAGTGAATGGCGGTCAAGGTTTAACTGCatttctaattcatgcatgtacaAGCAGGCATGAGTGATCAATCATCTTTTAAGATTGTTTGTGTTAATGTGTTctcttattgttgttgttgagcaAAAATTTAGAGTTTTACTTTAATtcgtataaaaaaaatggattaagAAACAAATTTATGAACCCATAGCATTTTCTTATTTCTAAGAAGTATATAGTTTACTTAGGTCATGTCAAATAGCTCGGCCAGGCTAACTGAAGAAACTCCTcagtttaattaaaatgaatgtGTTTCAATAACAATAGAACTGTTATTCTGTAAGATAGAGATTGTAGACAAGCCTTACCATTTTTTTCCTGTCAgttttgtcaattatttatttcctGCTTGGGAAGGGAAAAATACATTTCAATAAGTTAATTGGTTGTTTGAAGTGAGCATGACTAGTATaaagtcatatttttcttttctatttacaCTGCCATAGTGTCGGATACTAATATTACAAGTCTTCATGCCATAGCAACATCTACTGTGTTGCTTCCTTGCTTTTATATGCCTTGCTGTAGAATATTCCAATTCTTGGTGCAAGTTATTGTCAATTTCTCTATAGTTATCATGTCTTTGCTGAATTTGCTCTGTTCTTTGAAAAATCTTCATGGCAGTTGCTGGAATTAAGTGCTGAAGGTTTGATTGCTAAAGGAAATTCATGTGTTTCAGCTCGCCAGAATGCTGCAAACAAATTGCTGGAAAAGGTTTTCAGGGTTCGACTAGGTAGAGGATTTTATGGAGAGTGCCTGGtaatattacaaaattacaatcaTCTTACTtctattgttattgttatgccttaattttttttttttaattttggttgtttttaaactaatcaattatgaatgaaattcaaatttgtgCCATGAACTTTATCCCctgcttttttttaatgttcaatGTATAACTAATTCTTGTCAGTTTTATCGATATTATGGCATCATGCAATGTGGTGCCCCCACCCACAATTTTGTGATTGAGATTTATAATCAAGTTTTGTTGCCATGATTGCTGTGTAGGGAGTTCGGGCAGATGGGAACTCCAACTTAAGTGATGAAATTGGCAAGCTTCTTAGTGTAAAAAGTGCTGCTACTGGTCTTAGGTGAGGTAATTTATTGAAAAGAAAGGTTTAtcaaatttatgtttaatttgatgatatatatatatatatatatatatatatatatatatatatatatatatatatatatatatatatatatatatatatatatatatatatatatatacattcatACAAGATTTTATTATCTTGAAGATAAATCCAATGAGATACTATGTTggtttcaaatatatgttgattctTTGTCTGATTGTAGCTATCAGAGAATCCATAATTATGTCTCGAGTATCCTTGTTTGATTAACGTTTCGTAGGGATTAGGTGAAGAATCTAAAAAATGTACTTTTAACAGATTATTTTATAACCATGATATCTTGCCACTACCTTTTGTGggattttttattctatcaaaGAATTATTGAATTATATAATCTGATCAATTAGATGTATTCATCAGTGACAGGCCCATAGGTGCTGTGATATTCATGCAACGGAATAATCTCAAAATGTGCTTGCGTAGCACTGATAGTTCCACTGATACCTCTGAAGTTGCAAAGGTATGCCTTGCTTGTTTCACACATGGATACATCTTTGTCTTACCTTTTGATTGTTTAACACTTAATACTGCTCTTGAAACCTGAAGGGATATGGCGGAGGTGGTTCCCCAAGTTCAAGCTCCTTCAtaataaggatggatgaatatAACCAATGGATTTCAGGGAACTCATCATGATGATTTCTGGGTTTGAGTATCTAATTTTGGCTTTTACTTTTTAACATTGGTGGCAATGTAAACAAGATTTCTAATCCCGAAATTACTTGCAAAGCTGGTCATTTGATTAAAAGGATCTATTCAGGAAGAGACAGATGAGGTAAAGACACTTGCATTGATCTATCCAAGGTGATGGCAGTGTTATCATAAGAGATCCATAAACAGTCCTGATATTGATACAGCACATGATGAGACTAGGATAAATAAGGTGGAGCCTGACCCTGAGCAAGATGGAAGCATTGATCTTGGGGTAAACACGCCACTGTTGGGGTCGACTTCAAGGACATAAGTTGAAGATGATATTCAAGTTAGCCAAGAAAAAATCCTgacaattgatttctgatgagTTTCTGGCAATGTTTTTTCAACCATCAGTTGCCAACTTTACAGCTTTTAGTTGCTGTTTCTGATTACTGTtgcaatttttatctttttcagcCCAAATCTTGATTACAAATATTTATGGagtattaaataataaacaagTTTAGTGACTTTtgctttcttctcttctttaacTTGCATCCGCCACACATAATTTTGCTTGCAAAGCGTGGGTTTTTACCATCTCCACAGGGAAAAGAgagtgaaattgaaattttacccCCATTTGTTTGGTCAATAAATTTTACCCCTGGATAGGTACATGGTTGTTGTGGCTTATACAATTTCACTTTGCCAGATTAATGAGTCCTTTTATGTGGTCATAGTCCATCGTATCAAATAACTGATATATGTGGTAAACTAGCATGATCAATTTTAGCAATTTTTATCACTTGCTGTGGTGATATAAAAATTCTCTTTGGTTGTGTTTATCATGCAAGTAAAGtagattgaaataaaattatagaaagGTGTAGGATATTAACATTGTATTTGGTAACTACATAACTAATGATTGTGTtccattttgcattttttttattgtttagttCACCATGACATTGGTGTGGAACACCTCCTATTCTTCCTCTGTATTGTCTAGATATTTGCAATGATATTAAAGCAACCAGGTAAACACTGGCAATAAATTGTGAAAGAATAAacctaattgaaaaatataacacTGTTTTCCTGGGGAAAAAATTTTATACACATTCTTCATTTTCAGTACTAGTTCATGAGTGTTGCAACTGTAATGatagaacaaaaacaaaaccattAAAAGAAGCTTTCATCAATATACAGGGCAACCATCAACCACAATGCCCTTAGCCGTTGGGCAAGTTGCAAGAGGGCAATGCTCCCCAGCAGTTCCCCACCAATTAAGACTGGTGTTTTCCAGGCCAAGTGTGAAGTAGAGCAGAACAGCCATAAAAGCAACCCCTGCATCAAGTGCTGCTGATAGAACATAGTTGTATCTCTGCCACCACTTCTTCCTGTAGCGAAAGataaagaagttgaaaatcGTTCCAACTATAATCCAGGCATTGTAGTTCAGTGGTGTTGCTGGTGGCATCATTCCAGTTGCCCCCAGAAGGACTGGAAGATTGATCAAGGGAATCCATGACTGCTTGGGGAATGACTTGTGCAATATCCAAACTAGTATTGGCCCTATTGCACCTCCAAAGAAAAACCAATTCAATGCTTGGTAGTCTCCATGAGAACCAAAGATCCTCAAAGGTCCTACCAGACCCCAGATGACTGACGCATCGAAGAAAACACGGTCACTTGGACATGTCCAGGGACTGCCTTCAGGAAGGAGATCTTTATGACAAATGTTGTTGATAGAGTTCAGCAACCACCATGCTACACAAAT contains:
- the LOC114420646 gene encoding uncharacterized protein LOC114420646 → NGGRTSLPFSLCVRVGRGSRSLRSDAALEAIAKASEDRVSNIILYNYPSFSGAFSALFAHLFHTRHNLPSLILPFSAVPFLALRVEDLCFEGLETCYLLDFIPPKEFLSDLSRKSKCKIIGFDHRKLVLRHIPPANDCPDNIMINVNLEKSSSSAVYEYFASKCEDVNNSYGAAPCLVESKYKGQVQLMLKYIENGDLRRWSLPGIRVFNIGLSEWRSRFNCISNSCMYKQLLELSAEGLIAKGNSCVSARQNAANKLLEKVFRVRLGRGFYGECLGVRADGNSNLSDEIGKLLSVKSAATGLSDRPIGAVIFMQRNNLKMCLRSTDSSTDTSEVAKGYGGGGSPSSSSFIIRMDEYNQWISGNSS